The genomic stretch ACGATCCTTGTAGAAATAATTTCAAGTACGTCCCATGGAATCCTCGCCCAGTCTGATGTCATTCCATCAATTGAAGTGACTGCACGGATACCGATGGTGTAATCATATGTTCTGGCATCACCCATTACGCCAACACTGCGGATATCAGGCAGGACGGTGAAATACTGCCAGACTTCACGATCAAGGCCCGCTTTCTGGATCTCGTCTCGTAGGATGGCATCAGATTCACGAACAATCTCAAGTTTTTCTTCAGATATCGCGCCAAGGACACGGATACCAAGACCTGGTCCAGGGAAAGGCTGGCGCCAGACGATTTCATCAGGAATGCCGAGCTCTGTACCCAGTGCACGGACTTCATCCTTGAATAATGTATTCAATGGTTCAATCAATTTGAACTGCATATCTTCAGGCAGGCCGCCGACATTGTGATGTGATTTGATCGTCTGCGCAGTCGCCGTTCCGCTCTCAATTATATCGGTATATAAAGTTCCCTGAGCTAGGAACTCAATTCCCTCAAGTTTATCCGCTTCATCATCAAATACGTAAATAAATTCATTTCCAATGATTTTGCGCTTCTGCTCAGGATCGGAAACACCCTCCAGCTTGCTGAGGAAACGGTCCTTCGCATCCACTTTAATCACATTCATATTGAAGCCATCGGCAAAAGTCTTCATGACGCCTTCTGCTTCATCCTTACGCAATAAGCCGTGATCAACGAAAATGCAAGTCAGCTGGTCCCCGATCGCTTTGTGGATCAAGACCGCAACAACTGACGAATCGACGCCCCCGCTAAGCGCACAAAGAACTTTTTTATCACCTACAAGCTGGCGAATCTTCTCCATTTCAATCTCGATGAAATTCTCCATCGACCAATCGCCCTTGCATTCACATACTTTGAATACGAAATTTTTCAGAAGATCATTTCCGTAAATGGAGTGTCGTACTTCCGGGTGGAATTGGACCGCGTACAGCTTGCGGCCTTCGTCACTCATTGCCGCGATCGGGCAGGACGGGTTGATTCCATCCACCGTGAAGCCCGGAGGTGACATCGTGACTAGGTCACCATGGCTCATCCAGACAACCTGTTCACCAGGCGTACCTTCAAATAACCTATTCTGGTTGTGAAGTGTCAGCAAGGCTTTTCCATATTCACGGTTCTTCGCCTTCTCTACCTTCCCGCCAAAATGCATCGTCATCAGCTGCATTCCGTAGCAGATGCCAAGTATCGGCAGGCCAAGTTCGAAGATTTCCTCATCACAGCGGAACGCTCCCTCATCATAAACGCTATTTGGGCCGCCTGAGAAAATGATTCCCTTAGGGTTCATCTCCCTGATTTCCGCTGCTGTAATGGTATGCGGATGAAGCTCGCTGTAGACGCCAAATTCCCGGATCCTTCTTGTGATCAACTGGTTATACTGGCTGCCAAAATCTAAAACAACAATCATTTCCTGGTCTTGGAGCTCGGTTTTCATAAATTTCACCTCATTTAAAATAGAAACGCGGACTTCTTAAGTACAAGGTTATGTAAATAGTATGGCTTGTTGCCGCGTTTTTTGCTCATGCAGAAATGCGAAAGCTCATTGTTAAGTCCGAAGAGCGCTGCCCCTTAAAGGCCATGTCATCCCAAAAGCTACCGCTTTCGGCTGTGCAATGCTTTCCTTCAAATCGTTCCTTATCCTTTGGCTGGCGGGTCTAGCCATCGTGCACATCGGAAGGCTCTACCGATACAGTAAGTCCTTCGACTTCATCGGGGTGAGCGTAACATAGACACGGGCTAGGCGCAGCAAGACAATAAAAAAAGCCAGACTCCTGCCCTCCAAGAAATAGGAAAGCAGAATTCCAGCTCGTTGCGAACGAAAAGAAGCCTGCCTTCATAGTCAAATCATTTCCGGTGATTTGGTAGATACTTTCGACCCATATTATCGAGGATATATGAAGGATGATTCTATATAGTTGCACACATTGTATCAGTATAATATTTTAACGGTCAAGCCCCAGATTTCTTTATCATGTTTTCCCAGTGTTTTTTCACGTCCTGCCACATGTCTTCATCCAATTCGCCGCGGTAGAGATACTCCTCATACTTGGCTGTGAGCCTCCGCATATCGCTTGTAGAGAAGAATGAATCCAC from Mesobacillus jeotgali encodes the following:
- the guaA gene encoding glutamine-hydrolyzing GMP synthase, which encodes MKTELQDQEMIVVLDFGSQYNQLITRRIREFGVYSELHPHTITAAEIREMNPKGIIFSGGPNSVYDEGAFRCDEEIFELGLPILGICYGMQLMTMHFGGKVEKAKNREYGKALLTLHNQNRLFEGTPGEQVVWMSHGDLVTMSPPGFTVDGINPSCPIAAMSDEGRKLYAVQFHPEVRHSIYGNDLLKNFVFKVCECKGDWSMENFIEIEMEKIRQLVGDKKVLCALSGGVDSSVVAVLIHKAIGDQLTCIFVDHGLLRKDEAEGVMKTFADGFNMNVIKVDAKDRFLSKLEGVSDPEQKRKIIGNEFIYVFDDEADKLEGIEFLAQGTLYTDIIESGTATAQTIKSHHNVGGLPEDMQFKLIEPLNTLFKDEVRALGTELGIPDEIVWRQPFPGPGLGIRVLGAISEEKLEIVRESDAILRDEIQKAGLDREVWQYFTVLPDIRSVGVMGDARTYDYTIGIRAVTSIDGMTSDWARIPWDVLEIISTRIVNEVDHVNRVVYDITSKPPATIEWE